Sequence from the Phragmites australis chromosome 6, lpPhrAust1.1, whole genome shotgun sequence genome:
ACATTCCCAATCATATAGAATTATTTTGATGCAATTGTGCAAGAACCCCTCAAGTGATCCTTCGAGATACAGTAAATTCTAGCTACAACTTAACAATGACGTGCAAACTATAGGTACTATCCTCTCCATCTGGGCCAGGCATTTCCACAAACAGTTGGTGCATGCAACTGCAACAGGAAACGGGAAACTCAGAACAAAATCCTACTAAATAACACACATTGTTGGCTTGCAATCCAGAATTGCACGGTAATTTAATTACAGGGAAGGTTAAACCCAGCAACCCCAATCCCGCTAGTAACAGAGGCATTTCCGCAAACAGCTGACGCGCACACTCCATACAACAGCGATCAGGACGCGCAGGAACCAATTAAGACCGGCGGCACCAAGCATTGCTCCGCAAGAGTGACACTACAGCTACTAGTGAAAGGAGATTTGAAGGCTAAAGCATTATTCTTTACGATGGTAAGgatgagaaggagaaagaaTGGAGTACCCTGCGTTCCCAGTAGGGGAGGAAGCAGACGAAGTCGTAGACGGGGGAGATGGTGTTGACGAGCACCAGGTTCAAGCCCATGAACATCAGTAGCCCCGTCATCGGCCGCGCGCGGTGCGGCATATCACCCCTGCCGTCCG
This genomic interval carries:
- the LOC133920978 gene encoding uncharacterized protein LOC133920978, which produces MPHRARPMTGLLMFMGLNLVLVNTISPVYDFVCFLPYWERRRERHRREREALQVRGSLETTE